In Melopsittacus undulatus isolate bMelUnd1 chromosome 6, bMelUnd1.mat.Z, whole genome shotgun sequence, the following proteins share a genomic window:
- the LOC101870273 gene encoding prefoldin subunit 3 isoform X2 gives MAAASSNETGCGEAAAGGKRGPLGIPEAVFVEDVDSFMKQPGNETADVVLKKLDEQYQKYKFLELNLAQKKRRLKSQIPEIKQTLEILKHMQKKKDSTNPMETRFLLADNLYCKASVPPTDKVCLWLGANVMLEYDIDEAQALLEKNLSTATRNLDLLEEDLDFLRDQFTTTEVNMARVYNWDVKRRNKQDPSKNKA, from the exons atggcggcggccaGCAGTAACGAGACGGGGTGCGGcgaggcggcggcgggcggcaaGCGCGGCCCCCTCGGCATCCCCGAGGCCGTGTTCGTG GAAGATGTAGATTCTTTTATGAAACAGCCTGGAAATGAGACAGCAGATGTAGTTCTTAAGAAGTTGGATGAGCAGTATCAGAAGTATAAGTTtttggaacttaatcttgcccaaaagaaaaggag GCTAAAAAGTCAGATTCCTGAAATTAAACAGACATTagaaattttaaaacacatgcagaagaaaaag GATTCCACAAATCCAATGGAAACCAGATTTTTATTGGCAGATAATCTCTACTGCAAAGCTTCAGTTCCTCCTACAGATAAAGTTTGTTTGTGGTTGGGG GCCAATGTGATGCTTGAATATGATATTGATGAAGCTCAGGCGCTGTTAGAAAAGAACTTGTCAACAGCCACAAGAAACCTTGACCTTCTAGAGGAAGACCTGGATTTTCTCAGAGACCAGTTCACCACTACAGAAGTCA ATATGGCTAGAGTTTATAATTGGGAtgtaaagagaagaaacaagcaaGACCCTTCCAAAAACAAAGCATAG